In Vibrio sp. FE10, the following are encoded in one genomic region:
- a CDS encoding heme ABC transporter permease, translating to MWKWLHPYAKAETSYQLAGKLLPWFSILALLCLSVGTVWGLAFAPSDYQQGDSFRIIYIHVPSAIWSMGVYMSMAIAAFIGLVWQVRLSEMAALAMAPIGAVFTFIALLTGAVWGKPMWGAWWVWDARLTSELILLFLYLGVIALHHAFDDQKTAAKAAGILAIVGVINLPIIHFSVEWWNTLHQGATITKFDQPSISNDMLWPLLLNIFGFAFFFGAVTMVRFRNEIISKESHRPWVRKLAADKA from the coding sequence GTAAACTTTTGCCATGGTTCTCTATCCTAGCGCTATTGTGTCTATCCGTCGGTACGGTGTGGGGCTTAGCGTTCGCACCTTCAGATTACCAACAAGGTGATAGCTTCCGAATCATCTACATCCATGTTCCGTCTGCAATTTGGTCGATGGGCGTGTACATGTCGATGGCGATTGCTGCCTTTATCGGTTTGGTATGGCAAGTCAGATTGTCTGAAATGGCGGCACTGGCAATGGCTCCGATTGGTGCTGTGTTTACTTTTATCGCGCTTTTAACGGGTGCGGTTTGGGGTAAACCAATGTGGGGTGCTTGGTGGGTTTGGGATGCACGTTTAACCTCAGAGCTCATTCTACTATTCCTATATTTGGGTGTGATTGCATTACACCACGCCTTTGATGATCAAAAAACAGCGGCAAAAGCGGCGGGTATTTTGGCTATCGTAGGTGTTATCAACCTGCCGATTATTCACTTCTCTGTTGAGTGGTGGAACACCCTTCATCAGGGCGCGACGATTACTAAGTTTGATCAGCCTTCTATTTCAAATGACATGTTATGGCCGCTTCTTCTGAATATCTTCGGCTTCGCCTTCTTCTTTGGTGCCGTCACTATGGTTCGTTTTAGAAACGAAATCATCAGTAAAGAAAGTCACCGTCCGTGGGTTCGTAAACTCGCGGCTGATAAAGCGTAG